A window of Rhizobium acidisoli contains these coding sequences:
- a CDS encoding ArsR/SmtB family transcription factor — protein MSNTDPFSAIADPNRRFLLEELRRAPRTVNELAEGLPISRPAVSQHLKALLDSNLVSVTSEGTKRIYTVNNRGFDKLNLWLDQFWA, from the coding sequence ATGTCGAACACGGACCCCTTCTCTGCGATTGCCGATCCGAACCGGCGTTTTCTGCTGGAGGAATTGCGTCGTGCGCCGCGGACCGTCAACGAACTCGCCGAGGGCCTGCCGATCAGCCGCCCCGCCGTGTCGCAGCACCTGAAGGCGCTGCTCGACAGCAACCTCGTCTCGGTGACCTCGGAAGGCACGAAACGCATCTACACGGTCAACAACCGCGGTTTCGACAAGCTCAATCTATGGCTGGATCAGTTCTGGGCTTGA
- a CDS encoding YdcH family protein codes for MTVQAHLESLQKKHVALEEELHALRTAPSISDTEIAECKRRKLRIKDEIMRLKSSVH; via the coding sequence ATGACAGTTCAAGCTCATCTTGAATCACTCCAGAAAAAGCATGTCGCTCTTGAAGAGGAGCTGCACGCGCTCAGAACAGCTCCCTCTATCTCCGATACGGAAATTGCCGAATGCAAGCGCCGCAAGCTGCGCATCAAGGACGAGATCATGCGTCTCAAGTCATCCGTCCACTGA
- a CDS encoding YdcH family protein: MADQEQAEIRLTVARLRQEHEDFDAAINAMIQIGCDALRIQRMKKKKLVIKDRLSKLEDQIIPDIIA, encoded by the coding sequence ATGGCCGATCAGGAACAGGCGGAAATCAGGCTCACCGTGGCGCGGCTGCGCCAGGAGCACGAGGATTTCGACGCCGCGATCAACGCCATGATCCAGATCGGGTGCGATGCTCTGCGGATCCAGCGCATGAAGAAGAAGAAGCTCGTCATCAAGGACAGGCTTTCGAAGCTGGAAGATCAGATCATCCCTGACATCATCGCCTGA
- the purE gene encoding 5-(carboxyamino)imidazole ribonucleotide mutase translates to MTDRPSVAIIMGSQSDWETMKNAADTLEALEIPYDARIISAHRTPDRLVNFAKGARAEGFKVIIAGAGGAAHLPGMAASMTPLPVFGVPVQSKTMSGQDSLLSIVQMPAGIPVGTLAIGKAGAVNAALLAAAVLALSDEEVADRLDEWRERQSAAVAEYPMDDL, encoded by the coding sequence ATGACAGACCGACCGTCCGTCGCCATCATCATGGGCAGCCAGTCCGACTGGGAGACCATGAAGAACGCCGCCGACACGCTGGAGGCGCTTGAGATTCCTTATGATGCGCGCATCATTTCGGCGCACCGCACACCCGACCGGCTGGTCAATTTTGCCAAGGGTGCACGGGCCGAGGGCTTCAAGGTCATCATCGCCGGCGCCGGCGGCGCCGCCCACCTGCCTGGAATGGCCGCATCGATGACGCCGCTGCCGGTTTTCGGCGTGCCGGTCCAGTCCAAAACCATGTCCGGCCAGGACAGCCTTCTTTCCATCGTGCAGATGCCAGCCGGCATTCCTGTCGGCACGCTCGCCATCGGCAAGGCCGGCGCGGTCAACGCCGCCCTTCTCGCCGCCGCCGTGCTTGCCCTTTCCGACGAAGAAGTCGCCGACCGGCTCGACGAGTGGCGCGAGCGCCAGAGTGCTGCCGTCGCCGAATACCCGATGGACGACCTATGA
- a CDS encoding 5-(carboxyamino)imidazole ribonucleotide synthase, whose protein sequence is MTARTIGIIGGGQLGRMLAIAAARLNFRTVILEPQADCPAAQLANRQITAAYDDPAALAELADVCDVVTYEFENVPVSAAEALSASIPVYPPPKALEAAQDRLVEKRFLNDCGISTARFHAIDSQADLEAALRDFGGQGVLKTRRLGYDGKGQRVFRSAADSADGAYAALGAVPLILESFVAFEREVSIIAARATDGTVVCFDPAENVHRNGILHTSTVPAAISPATADAARRSAEKILAALNYVGVIGIEFFVLADGGLIANEMAPRVHNSGHWTEAACVVSQFEQHIRAVTGLPIGNAERHSDCVMQNLIGDDILAVPDWLQRPDTLVHLYGKTEWRPGRKMGHVTTLTPKSPVLA, encoded by the coding sequence ATGACGGCAAGAACGATCGGTATCATCGGCGGCGGCCAGCTCGGCCGCATGCTGGCCATTGCCGCTGCCAGGCTGAATTTTCGCACGGTCATTCTCGAGCCGCAGGCCGACTGCCCGGCCGCCCAGCTCGCCAACCGGCAGATCACCGCCGCCTATGACGATCCGGCGGCCCTGGCCGAACTCGCCGATGTCTGCGATGTCGTCACTTACGAATTCGAGAACGTGCCCGTCTCAGCCGCCGAGGCGCTTTCGGCAAGCATTCCCGTCTATCCGCCGCCGAAGGCGCTGGAGGCCGCCCAGGACCGCCTGGTCGAAAAGCGCTTCCTGAATGATTGCGGCATATCAACCGCCCGCTTCCATGCGATCGACAGCCAGGCCGATCTTGAGGCGGCACTCCGGGATTTCGGCGGCCAGGGCGTGCTGAAGACGCGCCGTCTCGGTTATGACGGCAAGGGCCAGAGGGTTTTCCGTTCAGCCGCCGACAGCGCTGATGGCGCCTATGCCGCGCTCGGCGCCGTGCCGCTGATCCTCGAAAGTTTCGTCGCCTTCGAACGCGAGGTCTCGATCATCGCCGCCCGCGCCACGGACGGCACGGTCGTCTGCTTCGATCCCGCCGAGAATGTCCATCGCAACGGCATCCTTCACACCTCAACGGTTCCGGCGGCGATCTCGCCGGCGACGGCGGACGCCGCGCGCCGATCGGCCGAAAAGATCCTTGCAGCATTGAACTATGTCGGCGTCATCGGCATCGAATTCTTCGTGCTTGCCGATGGCGGCCTGATTGCCAACGAGATGGCGCCGCGTGTCCACAATTCCGGCCACTGGACGGAGGCCGCCTGCGTCGTCAGCCAGTTCGAGCAGCATATCCGCGCCGTCACAGGCCTGCCGATCGGCAATGCCGAGCGGCATTCCGACTGCGTCATGCAGAACCTGATCGGCGACGATATCCTGGCCGTTCCCGACTGGCTGCAACGCCCCGATACCCTGGTTCATCTCTACGGCAAGACGGAATGGCGTCCCGGCCGCAAGATGGGCCATGTCACCACCTTGACGCCGAAATCGCCGGTTTTGGCCTGA
- the ykgO gene encoding type B 50S ribosomal protein L36 translates to MKIKNSLKSLKARHRDNRLVRRKGRIYIINKLNPRFKARQG, encoded by the coding sequence ATGAAGATCAAGAATTCGCTCAAGTCGCTCAAGGCTCGCCACCGTGACAACCGTCTGGTTCGCCGCAAGGGTCGCATCTACATCATCAACAAGCTGAACCCGCGCTTCAAGGCCCGTCAGGGCTGA
- a CDS encoding alpha/beta fold hydrolase — MLAEVSALLAPLAAAIGYSSYKARQFEQTYPNIGELTDVGGYRMNAVHIERPEGADLPTLVFIHGASGNLLDQVVAFRAALEGRAEMLFVDRPGHGYSERGGPDNAVPSGQADAIARLMEKRGIEKAVIVGHSFGGAITAAFGLRHPDKTLGLLFLAPATHPWPGGIDWYYHVATAPVLGWLFNHAIVVPLGLSRLERGTRNVFHPNPRPADYIERTGPSLVLRPDAFYNNAADFKRLLAYVKEQSPLYAKITAPTVIITGDSDEIVWEHLHSRGLARDIAGSELITVRGVGHKPDYLATDVAVAAIEKIAGMPRDLQAIARRAEERLAAASRDRTLGAAPSLRPGALRGA; from the coding sequence ATGCTTGCAGAAGTTTCCGCTCTTCTCGCCCCGCTCGCCGCCGCCATCGGCTACTCCTCCTACAAGGCGCGGCAATTCGAACAAACCTATCCGAATATCGGCGAACTGACGGATGTCGGCGGCTACCGCATGAACGCCGTCCATATCGAGCGCCCCGAAGGCGCCGACCTGCCGACCCTCGTCTTCATTCACGGCGCCAGCGGCAATCTGCTCGACCAGGTCGTGGCCTTCCGCGCCGCACTCGAAGGCCGGGCCGAGATGCTGTTCGTCGATCGTCCCGGCCACGGTTATTCCGAACGCGGCGGCCCTGATAACGCTGTCCCTTCCGGTCAGGCCGACGCGATCGCCAGGCTGATGGAAAAGCGCGGCATCGAAAAAGCTGTCATCGTCGGCCATTCCTTCGGCGGGGCGATCACCGCCGCTTTCGGCCTGCGCCATCCCGATAAGACCTTGGGCCTGCTCTTCCTCGCCCCCGCCACCCACCCCTGGCCGGGTGGCATCGACTGGTATTATCACGTCGCAACCGCACCGGTCCTCGGCTGGCTCTTTAACCACGCGATCGTCGTGCCGCTCGGTCTCAGCCGGCTGGAGCGCGGCACGCGCAACGTCTTCCACCCCAATCCGCGCCCGGCCGACTACATCGAAAGGACCGGTCCGTCGCTGGTGCTGCGACCCGACGCTTTCTACAACAATGCCGCCGATTTCAAGAGACTGCTTGCCTATGTGAAGGAGCAGTCGCCGCTCTATGCGAAGATCACCGCGCCGACCGTCATCATCACAGGCGACAGCGACGAGATCGTTTGGGAGCACCTGCACTCACGCGGCCTGGCCCGCGATATAGCAGGCTCCGAACTCATCACCGTTCGCGGTGTCGGCCACAAGCCGGATTATCTCGCAACCGATGTCGCCGTCGCCGCCATCGAGAAGATCGCCGGCATGCCGCGCGACCTTCAGGCGATCGCCCGCCGGGCCGAAGAGAGGCTCGCCGCCGCATCACGCGATAGGACGCTTGGAGCCGCGCCGTCGCTGCGGCCAGGCGCCCTTCGCGGCGCATGA
- a CDS encoding SDR family oxidoreductase, translating to MSLQHAVVIGGSSGIGFATAKLLLKQGYTVTIAGRDGEKLAAAKASLDGDLRSLVLDAAKVSALGEAFAGIGAFGHLVLAMGSGHGAGPFATLDMADLLAGFQTKLIPHAAAAQAALPLLQPGGSITFVSAVSAQAAMPGTAGLAAVNAGIEAMVPVLAAELKPLRVNGVSPGVVDTPWWSFLPSEQRGSVFADFASRTPVGRVGRPEDIAEAIAFLIGNGFMSGHVITCDGGVRLSA from the coding sequence ATGTCTTTACAGCATGCCGTCGTCATCGGCGGGTCTTCCGGTATCGGCTTTGCCACGGCGAAATTACTTTTAAAACAGGGATATACGGTCACCATTGCGGGCCGCGACGGCGAGAAGCTTGCCGCGGCGAAAGCATCACTCGACGGCGATCTGCGGAGCCTCGTGCTTGATGCGGCGAAGGTATCGGCACTCGGCGAGGCTTTTGCCGGGATCGGCGCGTTCGGTCATCTGGTGCTGGCCATGGGCAGCGGTCACGGTGCCGGACCTTTTGCTACACTCGATATGGCGGATCTGCTCGCCGGGTTCCAGACCAAGCTCATTCCGCATGCCGCGGCAGCCCAGGCAGCATTGCCGCTACTGCAGCCGGGCGGCAGCATCACTTTCGTTTCGGCGGTCAGTGCGCAGGCCGCGATGCCCGGTACGGCTGGGCTTGCTGCCGTCAATGCCGGCATCGAGGCGATGGTGCCGGTGCTGGCCGCCGAATTGAAGCCGCTGCGGGTCAACGGCGTTTCACCGGGGGTCGTCGATACGCCGTGGTGGAGTTTTCTGCCGTCGGAGCAGCGTGGCAGCGTCTTTGCGGACTTCGCCAGCCGCACGCCAGTCGGTCGCGTCGGCAGGCCGGAGGATATCGCGGAGGCGATCGCCTTCCTGATCGGAAACGGCTTCATGAGTGGCCATGTGATCACCTGCGACGGCGGTGTGCGTCTCAGCGCCTGA